The region ACAGCAGCAACAATTAAGCAAGTGATCTTAAAGCCATAATTAACAAAAATCACTGGAAACTGACTCACACTTGCTTTAgtcacaaagaaaaagaaaaggatcaataAATCAAAATGTATCCACAACTTTTTCCGCAGCACTTCCTCAGAATTCCTACAACAGAAGAGGTAAAGCATCAGTTTTCCCATCTAAATATGCTATGAGCCAGCTGGTGCTGGCAGCTCCACCACCGTTGCCGTGACGCTGTTCACATACACAACGAGAGAGAATCTACAGCAGAACCAAGCCGAGCTCGTCTGCCCCTGCTGTGTCACATGATCTCCAACGTCGCCGCGCTGGCCCACAGCCTGGGAAGATCTCAACGATGGACATACAATAATGAGAGTTTTCTCAGATGTCTGAGCAAAATAAAGCTTTATTGTTGGCATCTCCAATATTCCAGTACTGGTCAGAAATCACGGTCCTCCCTCAGTCACGGAAAGTGGTATTTAAGCCCCTGACCTGTCGCACTGTGAGTAGAGATCAGACACAAAGTTCATGGTTTCTTCCAAACTTTCTTGTACAACTAAGCGCTTCCATTGATAAGATACATCGTATGCATGTCTTTACATCATACATATATGCATTATATGTTCATAATAACGTgtggaaatgaaaacagttGGACACTTGCCTCACAAAAGCAGACTTTGTTTTCTCGATTGCAACAACAATGCGTACGTGTACAGACTGCTTTGTTCTGCAGGAGCCACTGGCAGGTGGACACATAACATGTAAAAacacatgaataaaaaaaacaacaactgaatTTCTGTACATGTAGGAGCAGGAGTGACGCCACATGGTCCTATGTGCTGCAATGATCCTGCCGTCTGTGGGATAAAAGTAGggtcctcctcacacacacacacacacacacacacacacacacaccctgtgggCTTTAGTGTCCATTGGTGAGCAGATGAAGGAGCAAGAGCAGAAGGCCACAGGCAGTTTGAAGCGTGACACTGGGAGGTGAAGCAGAGATGGGGAGGCCGTTGGAGGGCAGGGTGGCTTCACCCACAGGCAGTTCATTTGCCAGAGCCTAAGAGAAGACACAGATCAGCTCATGCTGCCTTTCCCAGCTCAATGGTGATGGGCAGTTCGTTCACAACCATGTTTACATGCCAGAAATGTTTCCTTGTTTCCTGCGAGGCAATAAAATATCTTGCCTGATTCCCCCATTCCAAACAGACCACCCAGTTCAAAATCCCACCGAAGCGTCTGTTTAAACGAGTCTTTGTACAACGAGCAGATGCTAAAGAGAAGGTTTTTGTGCAGAGGTCAAAGAAAGGTCAGTCAAGGCTTTGTCCAGAGTTCATGACCCAGACTGGGCGTGACCATGAAATTTCCTGGACCAGTTGACTCCCTGCTAGACCCAGATGGATGACTGGCCTCTCGATGAATGAGAACCTTCATGGACACATTTACTGTGGCTTTGTCTGACAGTCACTGCCCTCTGCTAGGTTCTATCTGCACCACTCTCCCCACACATTGCTGGTCCCGATAAGACCCAACATAGACCTCACCAATGTGGTCCGTCTATCACGGCCATTCATCATgccaccccccccatcctgatAAGTCTACAGGTTGGTGCCTAATTTTTAAGCACAGATAAACACCATCATGCCGATCTGAGCAGTAGATTTTCAGTAGAAGACAGAACACAAGATAAAGATAGCACATTAGAGTTGCTGTCAGACATTAGTGGGAAACTGCTAAACGGAGACTACAGCAGCTCACCTGCGTTGGGATGATTGTATCCAGGATGTTGCTCATCGTTTCTACGGTTTCTGGCAGCGAGGTGGGACTTGTGTTTTCTCTGCTGCCGAGGGTGGGGGTCAGAGAACTGGGTGGACTGGGAGTGCGTGGCTGCTCCGATTCACTTCCAAATGTATTGAGGGCATTTTCTGAAACAAGCAGGACAACTAGTAAAGCATCCGACAACTGAGGACAGGAAGTCACGCAGCCCTTAGCCCAGTAATAACCCAATTAAGACAAGTCTTCAAggtaaaatatctttttttaaattcaatatAGACACTAACAGAAAAGTATCAAGAAGCAACTTCATGATTTCACACCTTTTGATATTaaattgtgttttgtgttttttatgagACTGATCAAGAGTTTAGTTTgaatggagacagagagacagacagagggacagagacagacagagagagagacagagagagacagagacagagacagacggagacagacagagagagagagactcaatATTCCCATCAAGTTTCAATTCAAACTGCACCTGCCTCGCCTCATCGACCTCTTTAACTCATCAACCATTTACACTGGCCAAACAACTCTGAGACCAGTCTCTGTATCTCGACTAGGCTGTGGGCCCCGAGGACAGACTGGCCAAAGattcacctcacacacacacacacacacacacacacgcacacacacacacacacacacacacacacacacacacacacacacacacacacacacacacacacacacacacacacacactgaaaagcTAGCCGCTGTGTACACAGGTTCACTGTCAGATAAATACTGGCCCTGGTGGTACCAGGGCCATTAATGATTTAAACTCCGGAGTTAAAGTCATAAAAATTAGGTTGATGATTCAGGGAAAGAACCAATTGTACAAGTTAAATGTGATGCTTTATGTGCTGTTCCATCTTCTGCTCTCCAGCAGCTAcagaattattcatttattactgTGAAGTTGAATATTTTGTTATTATGCATCATTGAGGTTTCCTAGTCCAGAGGTCCTATAGGCCTGGGTCCATTATTACCCATAATTCAAAGGTTTCAGACAGGATTTCAGGTGCTAGCAGAGGCTCCAATCTAATAACCAATTTGATAATTTAGGGATGCTGTGATATTGTGGATTTGAGAGTGATGAAGATGTAAAATCAAAGTAATTGTGTTCGAAAAAAATCCTAAGAATGATGAAAAGCATGTCATTATtataatgaaacacacacacaaaagaaacccCAACATAAAGCACTTCTGCTGACAGTCAGCCGTCTCCTCTATGTCGGGGCTGTTATTGCAGGCTATCAGTGGAAATTATCCTGATTAGACGTTGCCCGCTCCATTTTATAATGAAATTAATCCATCACTGCACCTGAGGCACACGAGTACTTTACCACTTAAGCATGTGTCAAGTAATGTTATTACGTTTAGGTCCTGCATACCTTCTAATTAGtagttatatatataaaaagtcTCTTGATTTGTTTTATCTTCCGCCATCCGCTCAACATCATCCTCTACTCGTCCTAAATCTGGGTCTGCTTTTAtccataaaagaaaaaaatcttacaTAGGCTTTCCTTTGGTATACATTTGACAACAGGTCAAATACATCTGGTAAAGTATAGTGTCGAGATGTGCAGGGTTCCGGCCTTCTTTATTCAGCTAAGCACTTCCTGGCCGTATCCCTACAATTATTGGACATCATGAGGGGGCGATCGATTGGTTCATCTGTGTATCAGTGGGAAAGGAAATGAATGGACCTCTAGCAGCTATTGTAGTCAGGGTATAAAACCCCCGATGAATGAACTCAATATGTTGATATTTATGCATAATGATGAAATTTCCTTGTTCTCACTCTCATGCCCAGACCATAACTGTATTAGAGATGCACATATGACCAATATGGAGGTTTTTAAGCAACGCTTATTAGCCATTCGTGTCATGCCACGATTGGaaattttcagaataaaatcacACGAATGTCGCCGCAGTTATGAGGTGATCACCGACTGTGTGGACGGTTCGACACTCACGGAGACAGCTGTTGTTGGTGAAGTATCCCAGGAAGTGGTCACATTCCTCTCGCTGACTCCCGCTGACTGAGCAGGAGCACCATGGAGCCACACTGGATGTTGAATTGTCCACGTAGTTGGGAGTAACTGTACTGCCTGGAGACAGAGAGCATACAGGTCTCAGGCACCATTAAATATTCATTCTCCTCTTGAGCTGTTACACTGCATTCTTAATGCATTGTTATTTGAATGGACGGTAATGGACACTGCATTTCCTCTCTACCGGCCAGAGCTGATTGAATTTCAGTGTTCTTGGGTAGATTGTGTTTGTGAGGTTTAACAGTGGGGTactgaaagtaaaaaaaacccctaaGAATACCCAATTATTATGCATTAAATGTGAAAGCCCTGAGATTTCTGTAGTAGAGTCAtaattgaaaatgtgtgactgcTGCGGGGCAGCCTCTGTGTTAGGTAGCTTTCTCCaatacaagaaaataaagaaaatacttTTTCATCCTGCTTGAGTGTTTGCACCTACCTATCAAACCCGTGTAAGCGAGGAGACAGTCTCGGTGAGGCCCTTGCTTGCAGCCACTAGCAGAACCATCAGAGGGTTCGCAGGCATACTGAAATTGTGCCAGACGAGACCTACAAAAATATTATTTGCGAGCGTCATTGATCAGTGGGTTAATGTTCAAAAAGTTTGCTGGTTCTTAATTAAATGgcaacagaacaaacaaaattGCTCTTCTGACGTGAAGAAACATGCCACAGCGAAGACACGGTCCTGTGATGCGAAAGTGATAGAAAGAGTAATATTTTTTATCCCCCGGTTCTGGGATCATTAGTAAAGCCCTCTGTGTGTAATGAGGCTGTGAAAAATAATGGTCATGACCAGAGATAGCAATGAACGATAACTCTGATCCATCTGGCTCTTAATCTGTGCTAAATATTTAATGGGTTATTCCAACAGGCTCTCTGGGGTGTTCTAACCATTGGCGGTAGAAAGCTTTAGGGTGAAACAATGGGCTGTTTTGTTGATTGAGTGGCTGTTTATTTGGTttcaaaaaaagccataatGCTGAGCAGCTGTAGCCAAACTATGTATGGTTAGCAAAACTAAAACCAGTACCCAGGCAATCCTTGAATAACTGGCGAAGGACACTGGACTGGGTGCACAATGAGAAAAGAGGGGAGTTAAGCAAAACCAATCTGGTGATTATAATTATGGTTTAGATTATACATCAGACCTTTGCAGCATGATAAATAGCTTTAATATCAACTCCAGACATAACGctgacattaaaataaatggGAATGAATTCCATTCCTGCGGTCGAACCTGcacacgtagtcagcgttgcaGATCCTCATCTGTGTGATGCAGCTGGGTTTTTCTGCGCTTTCATAGGAGCAACTGGGTACAATGGTCTGTCGCCGACGCTCTGCGCACGCCGTGTCCGTGCAAGGACAGAAGAGCAGCTCGTGCGTGTAGTCAGCAGGGACGCGGTCGAAGAATCTGCGCAGAGCCTTGTTGCATTTCCCCCGGTTGCAGAGGCCTGACTTGGCCGTCGGTTTAATGCAAGCCGAGACGTATTCTGTGCGGAGCTTCTGGCACAGATCGTCCACATTGCAGGCCTTGGCTGCCGCCAGGCAGCGGTTCACAGTTGTCATGCCAATGTCAGAGTCTGCAAGTGAGACAAGCGAGACAACCGCGAATAGGTTAAAAAGTGTGTGCGGAAAAACAGGGTGGATGCACCCTTGTAGTCATACGTTGATCAAAAATACCaaattttttatattttgataGTGGGCCTATATCATCTACAGGAGCCTCGaggccctgctgctgcaggttaaTTAACTGCATGCTTTAATTCAAGACACTAATGAGAGCACATTTAACAAAGGCTCGACTCAATttgtttccatccatcctttgtGTGAATCACCTCAATTTCTGCACCTGAATGTGCAGCAGAGGCTCATCGAGATTTCAGAGGAGTATCTGTACTTGATTGGCACGTCTTCACGCTCCGCTGTGCTGAAGAGCTGACCCAAAAAGGAAAGCTCTCAATTTTAACGGTCAGTGACCTTTCCCTCACCTGAGATCATGAGCTGTAGGAAGAATAAGTTCACGCATATCAGCTGCAATGAGTTTCCTTTAGAGGGTGGCTCGGCTCAGCTTTAGAGATAAGATAGGCAGCTCAGACATCCAAGAGATGCTCAGAGTAAAACCGCAGCAAAACGAGGTGAAATCTGGAGTGTGAACTCATTACAGAGTAAATTTAAATATAATAACTTCTAAAGCATAAGTTGTTGGTGCAAATTGAGCTGTTTTTACCTAAATTGGTTTTCCCAGTTATGACGCTATAACTAAatagcatttttaaaatgcaatttcaaCAATtgacagatttttcttttttaatctgctATGGCTGCTTCATGCAGAGTAGATATAATTGTctccagattttttttaaaagtccatAGATAATGATCGGGACCAAAAGAATATACCGGTACTGTTAAATAAGAAAAAGGGACGACAAACAAGGGCTTGgctctccaccagcagctgtggTTCAAGCAATGATCTATGGCTGCTATCCAGTTATTTAAAGTCAAAGACGTCATTCTTGAAGTCAAATATGAAGGTTTATGTAACTGTCTGAATGGAAGGTTGTTCAGTTTCCTGGAAAAACTCATAGAAGTTTTCATTGGGAAGAACACATCTTCAAAGGATGAAAGGCtgggaaataaaaaggaaagttAATGAGGGTCGGCAAACTTGCCAGCTGTAATAGAGGCCAAGCGGACGTAGTCGTAATCCCTCTGCACCGTTTCATAGGGATAACTCTCCACTAGCTTAAGTCCTAAAAGAATAACAAGAAGAAACATTCGTTTAGATCATATCACAGCCATCTCAAATGAAATAATGGTGCTTTGGAAGTCTAGAAAGCTTTTATCCTTAAAACTCCACCATGTATGATAGACTGATGGAGGCTCCAGTAGATGCTCAGGcagttcttttccttcttcatgCCCCGTTTACACTGACATCCATGCAAAGGACTTGATAACAGGGCGGACATCGCGTTGGCACACTGGCTCCTGGCACCGGGACCCAGCTTCATGCTGCCATTTCCCGCCACACACTGACGCAGCGTGCGCAGGCGTGGACTGCAGGTCTCGTCACTCGAGCACGAGTCTCCGGCTACTAAGCAGTCGTCCCTGCTGGCCAGGATCACCTCTAATAGAGCTGtgagagagaatcagagaggAAAGTAGTCGTGATTGATGGAGAAAGAAGCAGAAAGTTAATGTTCCATCCGGGGTTACAAAGCACCACTTGTAGGCTCGATTGTTGTTTTTTGAGTGATGCAAGCTCAGGAATCTAGAGAACAAAGCATTGCTCTGCCGGTGAAAAGCCCATAATGCAATGTAATACAAAAGCAACAACAGCGTTGTTTTTGTGTGGATCTGAAATCTCTAAAGAGTAATCTAAGCATGTACCTTTTTCAAAAATTTCTACCATCATCAGATCAAATATAGAGGTAAAACAATCCGTTTTAATAATATTCATCTATATTCTCAACCATGATTCAACAATTTTTTGCTATTTCAAAAAGATATTTCTTCACCGTGGCCCCACCGGTGAACTGATCTAACATCAGTTCTTATCTCAGCACGTATTGCTGCAACCCAGCAGCAAAAGTTCCGAATAACACCAACATCAGGGAGGGCCAGATGGCCAGCTGCAGAGATCCCAGACCTTCCTTGCGTGTGTGTCGGTTGGCGGCTGGCTGGGCTGAAGCTGAAATAGACACCATACATCACGAATGCAAATGAGCCGCTTGATTTGACATTTCCAATAAGCCCGTCTCAGTGTACCAGTGGGTTTAGCCAATTAACCATGTCGGTAATCAATGTGTTGTGAGTCTCAGTTAAGTCCTCACTTTCGCTGCCACATAAATCACAGGCAGATTGGCTGATCAGTTACCCCTGCACACTGGCTTAATGGTCCACTTCAGCAGtgataaaatgaaaatgaaacttAATGAAGTTGGCTGGGATGTTGGCCTCGGTCCCCTTGACCTCCAAAGCAATGAGGCTTTGAGGGGAAATGATTATGTATTAGTAAACGTAGCAAGTTACACCGTTGTGGTTGTGTTCTTAAGGTGGGTAGAATATTTTGATAAATGAAAGAAAGCTCCAAAGCCCGGAATGaaagagaaccttctgcagagCTAATTACAACCATCCAGATGCTCAAGTTTATTTTCTGTGAGGATTCCACCATTCCACAATGGATTGGGCTGATTGAAGGCTCTAAATTACTTGAATTAATTATGataaaaattacatttgtgaGTAAATGTTGCATTTAGCATGTGGTGATTGATGACTTGTCCAGGGTGCATTACAGCTAATGGCCACTAGAGGAACCTTCAGAGTAACTTCAAACTGTCAA is a window of Takifugu rubripes chromosome 14, fTakRub1.2, whole genome shotgun sequence DNA encoding:
- the gfra4b gene encoding GDNF family receptor alpha-4, whose amino-acid sequence is MDLWGVFLFHLISFALLEVILASRDDCLVAGDSCSSDETCSPRLRTLRQCVAGNGSMKLGPGARSQCANAMSALLSSPLHGCQCKRGMKKEKNCLSIYWSLHQSIIHGLKLVESYPYETVQRDYDYVRLASITADSDIGMTTVNRCLAAAKACNVDDLCQKLRTEYVSACIKPTAKSGLCNRGKCNKALRRFFDRVPADYTHELLFCPCTDTACAERRRQTIVPSCSYESAEKPSCITQMRICNADYVCRSRLAQFQYACEPSDGSASGCKQGPHRDCLLAYTGLIGSTVTPNYVDNSTSSVAPWCSCSVSGSQREECDHFLGYFTNNSCLQNALNTFGSESEQPRTPSPPSSLTPTLGSRENTSPTSLPETVETMSNILDTIIPTQALANELPVGEATLPSNGLPISASPPSVTLQTACGLLLLLLHLLTNGH